From the Arachis duranensis cultivar V14167 unplaced genomic scaffold, aradu.V14167.gnm2.J7QH unplaced_Scaffold_177812, whole genome shotgun sequence genome, one window contains:
- the LOC107472584 gene encoding UDP-glycosyltransferase 71K1, which yields MDDTELNNKAKLIFIPSPGIGHLSSALEFAKLLINRYNHLSITILCIKLTTTSISDSYIKSDLSSQSQIELVNVPEIEPLPPELLLKAPLYYVLTFLQNLAPHVKETVQSILSSYPNSGSEPAVALVVDFVFASLIDVGRELSIPSYLYMPSNAGFLSLMLSLRNRRMEDVFNDSDPDILIPGISNLVPSMVLPDALLSKDGYVPCHKLAQKFIDTKGTIVNTFMEIEKYAIDALSDGKNPPIYAIGPLINPKSHPNSKLEQTQYDMILRFLDNQETSSVVFLCFGSRGSFSPSQTREIATALQRSGVRFLWAMRSPPNKANDDESALPEGFLEWMEGMGMICEWVPQIEILAHKAVCGFVSHCGWNSILESLWFGVPILTWPIYAEQQLNAFRMVKEFGLALELKLEYRTGSDVVMADEIEKGLKKLMEKDSIVHKKLQEMKDMARNAVLDGGSSFNSIGEFVDSI from the coding sequence atggaTGACACTGAGCTGAATAACAAAGCAAAATTGATCTTCATTCCTTCACCAGGAATTGGTCACTTGTCTTCAGCTCTTGAATTTGCAAAACTTCTAATCAACCGTTATAACCACCTTTCCATCACAATCCTCTgcatcaagctcactaccaccTCCATTTCTGATTCATATATAAAATCAGATTTATCATCACAATCACAAATCGAACTTGTCAACGTCCCTGAAATAGAACCACTTCCACCAGAGCTGCTATTGAAAGCTCCACTATACTATGTCTTGACCTTTTTGCAGAACCTTGCGCCGCACGTCAAAGAAACTGTGCAAAGCATTTTATCATCCTATCCGAATTCTGGGTCGGAACCAGCTGTTGCGTTGGTTGTAGATTTCGTTTTTGCTTCGCTGATTGATGTGGGAAGAGAACTGAGCATCCCTTCTTATTTATACATGCCATCAAATGCAGGATTTCTAAGTCTCATGCTTTCTCTCCGCAATCGTCGAATGGAGGATGTTTTCAATGATTCTGATCCTGATATACTGATTCCAGGTATCTCAAATCTTGTTCCTTCAATGGTTTTACCTGATGCTCTTTTAAGCAAAGATGGATACGTTCCATGTCACAAGCTAGCGCAGAAGTTCATAGACACCAAAGGTACCATTGTTAACACTTTTATGGAGATAGAGAAGTATGCTATTGATGCATTATCTGATGGGAAAAATCCTCCTATATATGCTATTGGTCCTTTGATTAATCCAAAATCTCATCCAAACTCAAAGTTAGAACAAACCCAATATGATATGATATTGAGATTTCTTGATAACCAAGAAACTTCTTCTGTTGTTTTTCTGTGTTTTGGGAGTAGGGGAAGCTTTAGTCCATCCCAAACAAGGGAAATAGCTACGGCGCTTCAGCGTAGTGGAGTTAGGTTCTTGTGGGCTATGCGTTCACCACCGAACAAAGCCAATGATGATGAGAGTGCCTTGCCAGAAGGGTTCTTAGAATGGATGGAAGGCATGGGAATGATTTGCGAATGGGTGCCACAAATTGAGATTCTTGCACACAAAGCTGTTTGTGGCTTCGTGTCGCATTGTGGTTGGAACTCTATTTTGGAGAGCTTGTGGTTTGGGGTACCAATATTGACATGGCCTATCTATGCAGAACAGCAACTGAATGCTTTTAGGATGGTGAAAGAGTTTGGATTAGCATTGGAGTTAAAACTGGAATATAGAACTGGAAGTGATGTTGTAATGGCAGATGAGATAGAGAAAGGACTGAAAAAATTGATGGAGAAAGATAGTATTGTGCACAAGAAGTTGCAAGAGATGAAAGATATGGCTAGGAATGCTGTCCTTGATGGTGGATCATCTTTCAATTCTATTGGAGAGTTCGTTGATAGTATATGA